GGGAATCTTACGGTTCCAAAATGAGAGTGGATTCGGATCTGGATACGGTAACTCTTACTTTCTCCTGGTTATCCCGCTACGACAAAGAATCCAAGGCTTTGATAGGAGAATTTCTGAATAAGCCTCTCTTCGGTGCGGAATCCTACGAGCTCGCGAAATTGCAGCTCGGAGAACAGATCAAACGTAGAAACGATAATATCATGGGACTCGCTTTCCGGAAGGCGAACGAATTGGTATATAAAGGAAAGGTAAAGGGAAATTCCCTATCTTCCTCCCGTTTGGAAAATCTAAAAGAGGAGAATATTAAGGAATTCTATTCTACCGCCTTACTTGCTTCAAGGAGATCCGTTTTGGTATCCGGAAATTGGAACGAATCTGAGATCCCCGGGTTTCTCGCGGATATTCTTCCCAAATCTCCCGGCAATGTTCCCAAAGAATCCCAGTCTACGACTCAGTCGGAGCTTACCCAAAATCTAAAATCCAAAGATTTGAAGAATCTGGTGGTGGATAAAGCCAATACTCAAAATGTGGTTCTCTTTTTGGGAATCGGTCCCGCTCATAATGATAAGGATTTTTATGCGATACAGGTCCTAAACTACATAGTGGGCGGGGGCGGATTCAATTCCTACTTCATGAGTAGGATCCGTTCCGATAAGGGACTTGCATATTCCTCTTCTAGTCATCCTGTCTTCGAAAAGGATCATTCCGTTCTATATTTCGTGACCCAGACCAAATCCCAAAGTACGATGGAAGTCTATCAACTTATGGGAGAGATTCTGAGCGACTCCACATTCTCCAAGATCAGCGAAGAAGAATTGAAAAACGCTAAGGAAGCCATTCTGAATAAATTTATTTTTTTGTTCACGGATTCTATGGAGATTCTTAGAAACGAGGTCCGGTTTCGGGAACACAAGATGCCTAAGGACTACCTAAAGAATTATAGAAATAAGATACAGGAAGTCACTCTCTCGGATCTAAAGAGAGTGGGTAAGACTTATTTCAAAAGAGATAAACTGACGGCGTTGATTTCCGGACCGAAATCCTCCTTGCCTTCCGAGTTGCCGGGACAGAAGACGATCGGTCCAGAGGATCCGGTCCCGTAAAAATGGAGTGTCGCTTCGAACACAAGGGACACGTATTCGAAGGAATTTCCGAAGGAGGGATTCGCACCTCCGTAGTCATGCCTAGGCTCAATCTGATGTTCGATATAGGACACCAGAACCCGGATCGGGTCCATATCGAAAGACTTTTGCTGACCCACGCGCATTTGGATCATTCCGCGGGGATTCCTTATTATATTTCCCAGAGATCCCTGCGCAAATTGAATCCTCCTAAGATTTATTTGCCTGAGGAACTCGAATCTCCCATGAGGGAGATTCTTTCCCTTTATTCCAAGGTGGAGGATTTTCCTTATAAATATGAAATGAAGGGAACTCCGGAAGGGGAGGAATTTCCTTTGGATCCGTATCATTCTTTTAAAGCTTGGAAAACTTTCCATAGAGTCGCCTCCCAAGGATATACTATTTACGAGAAAAGAAAAAGGCTGAAGCCGGAGTTCCAAGGTATTCCTCATAAGGAGTTGATGGAGAAAAAATCCGCAGGTGCCGAGATAGACGAGCAGGTCACGAAGCCGGTGGTGAGTTTTTCGGGGGATACCAAGATAGAATACGTGCTTACCCATAAGGACGTCGCAGAATCGGAGATTATCTTTTTAGAATGTACTTACATAGACAAGGAAAGGGATGTAGCCGCAGCAAGAGAATGGGGGCATATCCATCTGGACGAGATCATTCATAATTTATCCGCGTTTAAGAACGAGAAGATCGTGCTCATCCATTTCTCTAAACGTTATTCGATTCCTTATATCCGCTCCGTCTTTTCCAAAAGAATTCCTCCTTCGGAAAGGGATAGATTCCATCTCTTTCTTCCGAATTGAAGATGAAATCGTCCGAAAAAGGTCCGAATAAATACGGAAAATCCGTCTTTCGGGAAGGTCTGGAAGAATGGATCGATAAAGAACTCGTGCCTCGCCCCTTCGAATGGATGGAGGATTTGGAAAATAAAGCGAGAGAAGATCGCTTTCCCGTCTTAAGCCCCGCTTCAGGGGCCGTCCTTGCATTTCTCGCACGTTCCTGGAACCCGGGAAACGTATTGGAGCTCGGAACAGGTTACGGAGTTTCGCTCGTCTGGTTGTATTCTGCCTTGGGAAATACAGTGAGGATCGTTTCCGTGGATCGGGAGAAACTCTTCTCCGGAACCGCGTGGGAATTCCTACAAAGAATAGACGGCGTCGGTAAAAACGTGGAGCTAAGGAACGCGGATTGCGTGGAATATTTGGATTCCTATCTGGCTTCTGAACCTCCCGAGGGAAAAGAATTCCTATTCGTAGATTGCGATAAGGTAAGATACCCCGAAATATTTAGTTTATTATCTTCTAAAGCGAAAGATAGGCGAGTTCGAGTCGTATTCGATAACGTTCTATGGCATGGAAGGATTGCGGATCCGGAAAGACAGGCGCCTTCGGACGAAGCGGTGAGAGAGTTATGGTCTTTGGTGAAGGCATCCGGCCTTACTTATACATTGTTCCCGGCCGGAGACGGAATATTATGTATCGATTTTTCCGAATAAAAAGCTTGTTTGTCCTTCCCTCGCTATGCTATATTACCGCGAAGGGTCGACACAATGACAAAAATTTCTTTCCCTCGAACGATTGCGGTATTATTCGCTTCCGTCTTCGTTCTAACGTACGGCGTAACTGCACAAAATAAATCGGCAAACGATTCCAAAGGATCCGCACTCGCAAACGCAGTAGAGGATCCGAAATACCAGGGCGATTATCTAGAAGAATTCCACTTCGCTCGTACCCTGGATTCCACCCAGACCAAGTTGAAAAACGATCTGGGAGCCCTGGAAGTTGTGGTAAAAAATTTCGGTTCCCAAGTCCAAGGATCCCAGCAGGACTTCGAGACGATCTGGAAAAAATATAACGAAGCATATCGCTACGCATTGATGAGAAAATACGTGGTTGCAGGTCGCAAGATGAAGGAGACCGAAGACGAGACCAATAAGCTTTACGGAAAATTCTCCGACCTATATAACCAAAAAGTGGACCAGCTCCTGGGAGAATGTGCGGATACAATCGTGGGGATCGAACAAAAGCAGGGTCCGGGCGGAGCGGCCAAGGGCGCGGCTGGTAGGGAGATATCTCTGAACCAGCACAAGTTGCAGATCGCTTATTACCAGTTCATCCAGGCTGAGCGCATGCGCAGAGATTCCAGATTCAAAGATAGTCTGGTTCATCTCAGACTAGCGAAAGAATACGGTATTTCCATCCTGAGCAAATTGAAACCCGAGGAGGAAAGTAAGAACGTAAGGGAGAAATACAAGGTGGATCTGAGCGATAATCGCAATATGGTCTTTGCCGAGTCCAAACTCTAAGCCCTTCCTAAATCCCGAAATTTCTTTCGGGATTCCTTGACGGATCTTCGGGGAGTATCAGGCTTTGTCCGATACCTCCGGAGAAAAAAATTTCCATTCGTGACACAAAGAATTTCCGTCTTCTTACTATCCATTCTTATATTCTCTTCCGCTCTTTTCTCACAAGAATCTCCGAAACAAACCTATAATATAGTGATCG
The sequence above is a segment of the Leptospira wolffii serovar Khorat str. Khorat-H2 genome. Coding sequences within it:
- a CDS encoding MBL fold metallo-hydrolase, which codes for MECRFEHKGHVFEGISEGGIRTSVVMPRLNLMFDIGHQNPDRVHIERLLLTHAHLDHSAGIPYYISQRSLRKLNPPKIYLPEELESPMREILSLYSKVEDFPYKYEMKGTPEGEEFPLDPYHSFKAWKTFHRVASQGYTIYEKRKRLKPEFQGIPHKELMEKKSAGAEIDEQVTKPVVSFSGDTKIEYVLTHKDVAESEIIFLECTYIDKERDVAAAREWGHIHLDEIIHNLSAFKNEKIVLIHFSKRYSIPYIRSVFSKRIPPSERDRFHLFLPN
- a CDS encoding M16 family metallopeptidase; the protein is MNIRKILFSLAGILPLAFLGIDAAPGDFVKDVKIPALEFHFPEIREIGQDPNTRILFLENSEFPIRTLEISFYAGPSYYPEIGPELVEIFPDAWKKGGTESHPGESFAEIWESYGSKMRVDSDLDTVTLTFSWLSRYDKESKALIGEFLNKPLFGAESYELAKLQLGEQIKRRNDNIMGLAFRKANELVYKGKVKGNSLSSSRLENLKEENIKEFYSTALLASRRSVLVSGNWNESEIPGFLADILPKSPGNVPKESQSTTQSELTQNLKSKDLKNLVVDKANTQNVVLFLGIGPAHNDKDFYAIQVLNYIVGGGGFNSYFMSRIRSDKGLAYSSSSHPVFEKDHSVLYFVTQTKSQSTMEVYQLMGEILSDSTFSKISEEELKNAKEAILNKFIFLFTDSMEILRNEVRFREHKMPKDYLKNYRNKIQEVTLSDLKRVGKTYFKRDKLTALISGPKSSLPSELPGQKTIGPEDPVP
- a CDS encoding O-methyltransferase, coding for MKSSEKGPNKYGKSVFREGLEEWIDKELVPRPFEWMEDLENKAREDRFPVLSPASGAVLAFLARSWNPGNVLELGTGYGVSLVWLYSALGNTVRIVSVDREKLFSGTAWEFLQRIDGVGKNVELRNADCVEYLDSYLASEPPEGKEFLFVDCDKVRYPEIFSLLSSKAKDRRVRVVFDNVLWHGRIADPERQAPSDEAVRELWSLVKASGLTYTLFPAGDGILCIDFSE